TGCTGCACGCCTGCCGCAAGATCAATGAATTGAAGGAATCCGACGCGGACATCCGCGAGGACTACAAGAACCTGCTGCGCACGCTGACGACCTGATGGCCGTCTGCGCAGCTAATTGAAGGCAAGGGACTAGACCATGCATTTCACCATTCAACGCGAAGCCCTGTTGAAACCCCTGCAACTGGTCGCCGGCGTCGTCGAGCGCCGCCAGACCTTGCCGGTCCTGTCCAACGTCCTGCTGGTCGTGCAAGGCCAGCAGTTGTCGTTGACCGGTACCGACCTGGAAGTCGAACTGGTTGGCCGCGTTCAACTGGAAGAGCCTGCGGAGCCGGGCGAAATCACCGTTCCGGCGCGCAAGCTGATGGACATTTGCAAAAGCCTGCCCAGCGATGCGCTGATCGATATCAAGGTCGATGAGCAGAAGCTGCTGGTCAAGGCCGGTCGCAGCCGTTTCACCCTGTCCACCCTGCCGGCCAATGACTTCCCGACTGTCGAAGAAGGCCCCGGCTCGCTGACCTGCCAGCTGGAGCAGAGCAAACTACGCCGCCTGATCGAGCGCACCAGCTTTGCCATGGCTCAGCAAGACGTGCGTTACTACCTCAACGGCATGTTGCTGGAAGTGTCCCCCGGCACCCTGCGTGCCGTGGCCACCGATGGCCACCGCCTGGCGCTGTGTGCCATGCAGGCACCAATCGACCAGGCTGATCGTCATCAGGTCATCGTGCCACGCAAAGGTATCCTCGAGCTGGCGCGTCTGCTGACCGATCCGGAAGGCACGGTCAGCATCGTCCTGGGCCAGCACCACATTCGTGCCACCACCGGTGAGTTCACCTTCACCTCCAAGCTGGTCGATGGCAAGTTCCCGGACTATGAGCGCGTACTGCCCAAGGGCGGCGACAAGCTGGTAATCGGCGATCGTCAGGCGTTGCGTGAAGCGTTCAGCCGCACCGCGATCCTGTCCAACGAGAAGTACCGCGGTATCCGTCTGCAACTGGCTGCCGGCCAGCTGAAGATCCAGGCCAACAACCCGGAGCAGGAAGAAGCGGAAGAAGAAATCAGCGTCGACTACAACGGCAGCTCGCTGGAGATCGGTTTCAACGTCAGCTACCTGCTGGACGTGCTGGGCGTCATGACCACTGAACAGGTTCGCCTGATTCTGTCGGACTCCAACAGCAGTGCACTGCTGCAGGAAGCTGGCAATGACGACTCGTCCTACGTTGTCATGCCGATGCGTCTGTAACCCATAGCAGGCGACATGTCCCTTCGACGTCTTTCGGTCACCGCGGTGCGCAACCTGCACCCGGTGACCCTCTCACCCTCCCCCCGCATCAACATCCTTTACGGCGCCAATGGCAGCGGCAAGACCAGCGTGCTCGAAGCCGTGCACCTGCTTGGTCTTGCTCGATCATTTCGCAGCACCCGTTTGAATCCGGTCATCCAGTACGAGCAGCAAACCTGCACGGTATTTGGCCAGGTCGAGTTGGCTGAAGGTGGTACGAGCAATCTTGGGGTATCCCGGGAGCGTCAGGGGGAGTTCACTATCCGCATCGACGGACAGAATGCGCGCAGCGCAGCACAGCTGGCCGAAATGCTGCCTCTGCAGTTGATCAACCCAGACAGTTTCCGCCTGCTCGAGGGTGCCCCCAAAGTTCGTCGGCAGTTCCTCGATTGGGGTGTGTTCCACGTGGAACCACGTTTCATGGCGACTTGGCAGCGCCTGCAGAAGGCCCTGCGGCAGCGGAACTCATGGCTGCGGCATGGTACACTTGACGCCGTTTCGCAAGCCGCCTGGGATCGGGAGTTATGCCTCGCCAGTGCGGAGATAGATGAATACCGCCGCAATTACATCAAGGCCTTGAAGCCTGTCTTCGAGCGAACCCTGAGCGAGCTGGTCGAACTGGACGGGCTAACCCTGAGCTACTACCGAGGCTGGGACAAGGACCGGGAACTCTACGAAGTCCTCGCGACCTCTCTGCTTCGTGACCAGCAAATGGGGCACACCCAGGCAGGGCCTCAGCGTGCTGATCTGCGCCTTCGATTGGGTGCGAACAACGCGGCTGACATTCTCTCGCGGGGGCAGCAGAAGCTGGTGGTGTGTGCCCTGCGGATTGCCCAAGGGCACCTGGTCAGCCAGGTCCGCCGCGGTCAGTGTATTTATCTGGTGGATGACTTGCCGTCCGAGTTGGACGAACAGCATCGCCGCGCCCTGTGCCGCTTGCTTGAAGAATTGAACTGCCAGGTGTTCATCACCTGTGTAGACCACGAATTTCTGAGGGAAGGCTGGCAGACGGAAACGCCAGTCGCTTTGTTCCACGTGGAACAGGGCCGTATCACCCAGACCCACGACCATCGGGAGTGAAGGCATGAGCGAAAATCAAACGTACGACTCCTCCAGCATCAAGGTGCTGAAAGGGCTGGATGCCGTACGCAAGCGTCCCGGCATGTACATTGGCGACACCGATGACGGCAGCGGCCTGCACCACATGGTATTCGAGGTGGTCGACAACTCGATCGACGAAGCCCTGGCCGGGCACTGCGATGACATCACCGTCATCATTCACACCGACGAATCCATCAGCGTCCGTGACAACGGCCGTGGCATTCCGGTCGACGTGCATAAAGAAGAAGGCGTATCCGCAGCCGAGGTCATCATGACCGTGCTGCACGCCGGCGGTAAGTTCGACGACAACTCCTACAAGGTTTCCGGCGGCCTGCACGGTGTAGGTGTTTCGGTGGTGAACGCCCTGTCCGAGAAGTTGGTACTCACCGTTCGCCGCAGCGGCAAGATCTGGGAACAGACTTACGTTCATGGTGTTCCACAGGCACCGATGGCCGTGGTGGGTGAAAGCGAAACTACCGGCACCCACATTCACTTCAAGCCTTCGGCTGAAACCTTCAAGAACATTCACTTCAGCTGGGACATCCTCGCCAAGCGCATCCGCGAGCTGTCGTTCCTGAACTCCGGTGTCGGCATCCTGCTGAAGGATGAGCGCAGCGGCAAGGAAGAGTTCTTCAAGTATGAAGGCGGCCTACGTGCTTTCGTTGAATACCTGAACACCAACAAGACCCCGGTCAACTCCCAGGTCTTCCACTTCAACGTCCAGCGTGACGATGGCGTGGGTGTCGAAGTCG
This genomic stretch from Pseudomonas entomophila harbors:
- the recF gene encoding DNA replication/repair protein RecF (All proteins in this family for which functions are known are DNA-binding proteins that assist the filamentation of RecA onto DNA for the initiation of recombination or recombinational repair.); protein product: MSLRRLSVTAVRNLHPVTLSPSPRINILYGANGSGKTSVLEAVHLLGLARSFRSTRLNPVIQYEQQTCTVFGQVELAEGGTSNLGVSRERQGEFTIRIDGQNARSAAQLAEMLPLQLINPDSFRLLEGAPKVRRQFLDWGVFHVEPRFMATWQRLQKALRQRNSWLRHGTLDAVSQAAWDRELCLASAEIDEYRRNYIKALKPVFERTLSELVELDGLTLSYYRGWDKDRELYEVLATSLLRDQQMGHTQAGPQRADLRLRLGANNAADILSRGQQKLVVCALRIAQGHLVSQVRRGQCIYLVDDLPSELDEQHRRALCRLLEELNCQVFITCVDHEFLREGWQTETPVALFHVEQGRITQTHDHRE
- the dnaN gene encoding DNA polymerase III subunit beta; protein product: MHFTIQREALLKPLQLVAGVVERRQTLPVLSNVLLVVQGQQLSLTGTDLEVELVGRVQLEEPAEPGEITVPARKLMDICKSLPSDALIDIKVDEQKLLVKAGRSRFTLSTLPANDFPTVEEGPGSLTCQLEQSKLRRLIERTSFAMAQQDVRYYLNGMLLEVSPGTLRAVATDGHRLALCAMQAPIDQADRHQVIVPRKGILELARLLTDPEGTVSIVLGQHHIRATTGEFTFTSKLVDGKFPDYERVLPKGGDKLVIGDRQALREAFSRTAILSNEKYRGIRLQLAAGQLKIQANNPEQEEAEEEISVDYNGSSLEIGFNVSYLLDVLGVMTTEQVRLILSDSNSSALLQEAGNDDSSYVVMPMRL